In the Leptospiraceae bacterium genome, one interval contains:
- a CDS encoding TlyA family RNA methyltransferase encodes MQKEKIRLDQLLVERGFCEDIKKAESLILSGSVIIENQKVTKKGFLFPKNSKIEILEKIPRIVSRAGEKLEYALKFFQLDVSGKTCLDFGASTGGFTQVLLERGAKNIFAFDVGYGQIAGKLRNDNRVTIKDKFNVKNITEKDFSLDGNELVIVMDLSFISLLAIFPSIFKIKKNLPKVRFEIISLIKPQFECAPNLLEKGIVKKKGVHFKVIRKICNSIKKDYLGKIHGLCESPILGRKGNKEFFLYWSMDSKFTTTP; translated from the coding sequence TTGCAGAAAGAAAAAATTAGACTAGACCAACTACTCGTTGAAAGAGGATTTTGCGAAGATATTAAAAAAGCAGAATCCCTGATTCTATCTGGTTCCGTAATCATAGAAAATCAAAAAGTCACCAAAAAAGGATTTCTGTTCCCAAAAAATAGTAAGATAGAAATATTAGAAAAAATTCCAAGAATAGTAAGCAGGGCAGGAGAAAAATTAGAATACGCACTAAAATTTTTTCAATTGGACGTTAGTGGAAAGACCTGTCTTGACTTTGGTGCATCTACAGGTGGATTCACCCAAGTTCTTTTAGAAAGAGGAGCAAAAAATATTTTTGCATTCGATGTTGGTTACGGCCAGATCGCAGGGAAGCTCAGAAACGACAATAGAGTTACAATCAAGGACAAATTCAATGTAAAAAATATCACCGAAAAAGATTTCTCTTTGGATGGGAATGAATTAGTTATAGTTATGGATTTGAGTTTTATTTCTCTTTTAGCAATATTTCCTTCGATTTTTAAAATTAAAAAAAATTTACCCAAAGTACGATTTGAAATTATCAGTTTAATCAAACCGCAATTTGAATGTGCCCCCAACCTACTTGAAAAAGGAATAGTAAAAAAAAAAGGAGTTCACTTCAAAGTAATTCGAAAAATTTGTAATTCGATAAAAAAAGATTATTTAGGGAAAATACACGGACTTTGCGAATCTCCGATTCTTGGAAGAAAAGGCAATAAAGAATTTTTTCTATACTGGAGTATGGACTCTAAATTTACAACCACACCCTAA
- a CDS encoding polyprenyl synthetase family protein yields MKDFSQIFGDRREEFEKFQKENIFTEFQNTFTPILSEAVIYSLSAGGKRFRPVLVLSAFFSYNNFKKSFRDILYLASSVECIHTYSLIHDDLPSMDNDDFRRGLPTLHKKFSESTAILAGDALNSFGFYIVSKLQNSYDEKFFPDILNLLHQGSGGPGMVSGQIEDIYYEKKRDEYSENVLKNIHSKKTGSLITSSLLLGNRLKTDWKKYEKHFKDYGEKLGLLFQITDDILDEEGSAKELGKTPGKDKSMGKLTYPLIYGMEKSKEIKSALIEELVSLAEKIESKEEIFFKQLPNYLAERKN; encoded by the coding sequence GTGAAAGATTTTTCACAGATTTTTGGAGATAGAAGAGAAGAGTTTGAAAAATTTCAAAAAGAAAATATCTTCACTGAATTTCAAAATACTTTTACTCCCATTCTTTCCGAAGCTGTGATCTATAGCTTGAGCGCCGGAGGAAAGAGATTTCGTCCGGTTCTTGTTTTGTCTGCATTTTTTTCATATAACAATTTCAAGAAATCATTTCGAGACATTCTCTATCTTGCCTCCTCTGTAGAGTGCATACATACCTATTCCCTAATCCATGACGACTTACCTTCCATGGACAATGATGACTTCAGAAGAGGACTTCCTACGCTTCATAAAAAATTTTCTGAATCCACTGCAATACTTGCAGGAGACGCTTTGAATTCTTTTGGGTTTTATATTGTATCAAAATTGCAAAACTCTTACGATGAAAAATTTTTTCCCGATATACTAAACTTACTTCACCAAGGATCGGGTGGCCCCGGGATGGTTTCTGGGCAAATAGAAGACATATACTACGAAAAAAAAAGAGATGAGTATTCAGAAAATGTGCTAAAAAATATACACTCCAAAAAAACTGGGTCACTCATTACTTCTTCTTTACTTTTGGGGAATAGACTAAAAACAGATTGGAAAAAGTACGAAAAGCATTTTAAAGACTATGGAGAAAAGTTGGGACTACTCTTTCAAATCACAGACGATATTTTAGACGAGGAAGGCTCAGCCAAAGAATTAGGGAAAACCCCCGGAAAGGATAAGTCTATGGGAAAACTAACCTACCCTCTAATCTATGGAATGGAAAAATCAAAAGAAATTAAAAGTGCGTTAATTGAAGAATTGGTCTCTCTTGCAGAAAAAATAGAAAGCAAGGAAGAAATTTTTTTTAAACAACTACCAAACTATCTTGCAGAAAGAAAAAATTAG
- a CDS encoding nucleoside-diphosphate kinase, translating to MSRTFIMIKPDAVKNKHTGEILARIEKEGFKILGLKFLKLSENDAKQFYKVHSARPFYNDLCKFMSSGNIVAAALERENAVQHWRDVIGATDPKEAKPNTIRALYAESKEANSVHGSDSDDNASEEIAFFFKGYELFS from the coding sequence ATGTCACGTACATTTATAATGATAAAACCCGATGCGGTAAAAAACAAACACACCGGAGAAATTTTAGCGAGGATAGAAAAAGAAGGATTTAAAATTCTTGGTTTAAAATTTTTAAAACTTTCCGAAAACGATGCAAAACAATTTTATAAGGTTCATTCTGCACGGCCTTTTTACAATGACCTTTGCAAATTCATGTCCTCTGGAAACATTGTAGCCGCAGCTCTTGAAAGAGAAAATGCAGTCCAACACTGGAGAGACGTAATAGGTGCAACCGATCCAAAAGAAGCTAAACCAAACACAATCAGAGCCTTATACGCAGAAAGTAAAGAAGCGAATTCAGTACACGGTTCTGATTCTGACGACAACGCAAGCGAAGAAATTGCATTCTTTTTTAAAGGATACGAACTTTTTTCGTGA
- the coaD gene encoding pantetheine-phosphate adenylyltransferase, which translates to MRSIAIYPGSFDPLTNGHLDIVKRSLPFFDKVILAVATNSSKKCLFSTQERLSLIQSVMGDWEKLEIDTFQGLLIDYCRKRDAKVIIRGLRAVTDFDYEYAISLMNKELAPEVETLFLMSSPQNSFISSTIVKEVARHGRDVNNQVPEVVNKALLEKMKYKNEEID; encoded by the coding sequence ATGAGATCGATCGCTATTTACCCCGGATCTTTTGACCCTTTGACCAATGGGCATCTCGATATTGTAAAGAGAAGTCTTCCTTTTTTTGATAAAGTTATTTTAGCTGTTGCAACAAACTCATCCAAGAAATGTCTTTTCTCTACCCAAGAAAGGCTATCTCTCATCCAAAGTGTAATGGGGGATTGGGAAAAGTTGGAGATAGACACTTTTCAAGGATTGCTAATTGATTATTGCAGAAAAAGAGATGCAAAAGTAATTATTCGAGGGCTTAGGGCAGTGACTGATTTTGACTATGAGTACGCAATTTCTTTGATGAATAAAGAGCTTGCACCAGAAGTGGAGACTCTTTTTTTAATGTCCTCACCTCAAAATTCTTTTATATCTTCTACAATTGTAAAAGAAGTAGCAAGACACGGGAGAGATGTAAACAACCAAGTCCCGGAAGTAGTAAACAAGGCTTTATTAGAAAAAATGAAGTATAAAAATGAGGAGATAGATTAA